A segment of the Euwallacea fornicatus isolate EFF26 chromosome 25, ASM4011564v1, whole genome shotgun sequence genome:
ACAATCAAAGGCTTCAAATCGGTGCACAGGCGCACTGGCTTCGACTTCGAATCTACTAAGGCAATTCTGCTGGCTCTAGCTAAGTTCCATGCTGGGACTTTAGCCCTCAAAACCGACAAATTCAAGGAGTTTAGGTCAAAAGTTCGACCATACCTAAACGAATGTGGCAGCGTTCTAGAAGGTAACAACTTCGAACAAATTGCTCGAATCCACATGATCAGTGCTCTGAAAGACAGCGGGTTTGCAAATGATATAGTTGATAAGGCAGTTAGatcttttgaaaataaagtatCAACGGAAGAAGCAGATCATTGGGCTACATTCACGCATTCCAATCTTTGGGTAAGAAATAGTGTCTGGATCAACACGTTGGGGATTACTAAATCATATGTTTCAGGTAAAGAACATTTTGGTGAAATACGACAAAAAGGGCCAACCTCTAGACGTTAAATTGAAAGGCTTTCAAGAGGCTCAGTACGCCTCCGCTCTGAGAGATCTGCTATTCTTTCTTTTCACCAGCGTACAACTAGTCGTCCTCAAGCAACACCTGCCTGATCTTATAAGTTTCTACTACGACCAATTCCACCAAGTTCTCAACAAACTAGAAGTCAGTTGCGATCACTTTCTGAGAGACTCGTTCAACGAAGAACTGAGTAGAATCACCTCAGATGGAGAGTTTTGCAAGATCGTTTGTGCGTTATATCCCATCTTAGGTAATGACATGCATAGTGATGGAAGTAGCCTTAAAGACCCTCTTCATATTACTCGTCTGTGTTTCATAGTCAAAGAATTTATTGCACGCGATTGGTTGtaaatgtgtaatttaataCAGAACACGTTGGGAACATAAGGACATTTTCGTTTTATGATGGTGCACACCATCAGAGTCTATTGTAAGTATAGGAATTAGATACTCCGATAGTACAGATTCGCTTTTATTATGGAAATGGTGGGGCATTTCCTTACCTAAGAGAACTAGAAGAAACGACTCACACGTTGTAGGGTTTTTCCAGCAAAAACCTCTATTTCACTAAACGACCAGAATGAAAGATCAGCCAATAAACAGcgataaatttccattaatccAATAAAACATGACGACATAGGAAACTCTTTTCCAGTCATCGAAAACTGTTCCATTTTTGGAAACCTCGGAATGTGTCTTTAATGCCTAAAACGGCCCTTTAGACTTTCTAGGCTCCTTACATCGGGATGTGCTCCATTAGGAAATAGTTGCGTGTAGACCCGAGATGATCGTAAACAATTTCCATCACCTGAACCAATTACATAAGTCATATTAATAAGTTCTTGCTGCGTGTACCTCATCTCTATAGTTATAAAATGGACAGATATCGAAGAAAGAAAAAACCGTAAatgattgaagaaaattgaatattctttCGTCTTACGTCACCAAAAACACGCCAtcgtatttgaaaaaaaaaaaaagtttaatttgcaaaagtgaaaattaaagttgttattgcggacaccctgtatgcgtTTCTGGGGTAGAAATCTGTCCCgaaatgatcaaaatctaatttaagGTAACCAcgacgtaatttttttttttacgaggCAGGGCAGGTGcctaaaattcattttaaaatgtcacagcTCCGAGTCACTGCATTCGAGGGTAAAAAAGATCTAGGAACTGACACAGGTCCGCACAGGAACTATCACGTGGAAAAAATGCTATTgctcccatttaaaaaaattgctaaaac
Coding sequences within it:
- the LOC136347000 gene encoding uncharacterized protein translates to MENSVEDGHFIIQDLPNLITPHMPCDQSKIVKVNYSRARYLDEYGSVYLRLKIELVNTTTGENWMLSTIAKTLPKYSVTHDIFKIRAIFKNQVGLYTTARNTIDVYLKGKGVKQGEDVMLRSFGGRINLNGSDDIDQNAVLVTTDPKCSFAGFKSVHRRTGFDFESTKAILLALAKFHAGTLALKTDKFKEFRSKVRPYLNECGSVLEGNNFEQIARIHMISALKDSGFANDIVDKAVRSFENKVSTEEADHWATFTHSNLWVKNILVKYDKKGQPLDVKLKGFQEAQYASALRDLLFFLFTSVQLVVLKQHLPDLISFYYDQFHQVLNKLEVSCDHFLRDSFNEELSRITSDGEFCKIVCALYPILGNDMHSDGSSLKDPLHITRLCFIVKEFIARDWL